In the genome of Hyphobacterium sp. CCMP332, one region contains:
- a CDS encoding aspartate--ammonia ligase: protein MTNKAQDLAGPGISTYEEVSKILPNNYSVALPPLKRMEALYMIKDYIEKGMAEALNLQMVQVPLIVTKDSGVNDYLDRDGSRTPVEFPAGLGLPKRLEAQVVQAATKWKRMALKQFDCPVGSGINTDMRAIRKDYFLDHDHSSYVDQWDWEKRITEKERNLEYLKDTVRKIWKVLRGAGMMAREKFPELSNPKFPEFPEEIKFFHAEEILEMYPDLPRKQRETKLVQEYPAVFIIGIGWVLKDGYPHEMRAADYDDWVSPTIEKNGEMMHGLNGDILVWNPVTQRRHELTSMGVRVTKESMKKQLEISGQLDFLNLPYHQAILNDEIPLSIGGGIGQARTYMYLLRCAHLGEVTVSIWPDQLKKICAEKNIHVLE, encoded by the coding sequence ATGACTAATAAAGCACAAGACCTCGCCGGGCCAGGAATAAGTACTTATGAAGAAGTATCCAAAATCCTACCCAATAATTATTCAGTTGCTCTGCCGCCTCTGAAACGTATGGAGGCATTATATATGATCAAAGATTATATCGAAAAAGGCATGGCGGAAGCGCTCAATCTCCAAATGGTGCAGGTGCCGCTAATTGTAACTAAAGACAGCGGGGTTAATGATTATCTTGATCGCGATGGCTCAAGGACACCCGTGGAATTTCCGGCGGGTCTGGGTCTGCCAAAACGATTGGAAGCACAGGTGGTACAAGCTGCCACCAAATGGAAAAGAATGGCTTTGAAACAATTTGATTGTCCCGTAGGCTCCGGAATTAATACAGATATGAGAGCCATCCGCAAAGACTATTTCCTTGATCATGATCACTCATCTTACGTGGACCAATGGGACTGGGAAAAACGCATCACTGAAAAGGAAAGAAATCTTGAATACCTGAAAGACACAGTTAGAAAAATATGGAAAGTACTCCGCGGCGCGGGTATGATGGCCAGGGAAAAATTTCCTGAACTAAGTAATCCTAAATTCCCCGAATTTCCCGAAGAAATCAAATTCTTCCACGCAGAGGAAATCCTCGAAATGTATCCTGACCTTCCAAGGAAACAAAGAGAAACTAAACTGGTGCAAGAATATCCCGCGGTATTTATTATTGGTATCGGCTGGGTTCTTAAAGACGGTTATCCGCATGAAATGCGAGCTGCCGATTACGATGACTGGGTCAGCCCGACCATTGAGAAAAATGGAGAGATGATGCACGGATTAAACGGTGATATTCTGGTATGGAATCCTGTGACCCAAAGACGGCATGAATTGACTTCTATGGGAGTAAGGGTCACCAAAGAAAGCATGAAAAAGCAGCTTGAAATTTCAGGTCAGCTTGATTTTTTAAATCTCCCTTATCATCAGGCCATTTTAAACGATGAAATACCATTGAGTATCGGCGGTGGTATTGGACAGGCCAGAACCTATATGTATTTATTGCGATGCGCACATCTTGGTGAAGTGACCGTGTCCATCTGGCCGGATCAATTGAAAAAAATCTGTGCCGAGAAGAATATTCATGTGCTTGAGTAA
- a CDS encoding dihydrofolate reductase — MVTLYIASSLDGFIADEKGGIDWLENPDLHEKDEDYGYGDFIKDIEVTFMGGNTYEQVLGFGVWHYGDLENYIFTSSLKVDPKHGNAIKSVDEVLNIIPKKNCWLIGGGRLNDEFLRRGLIDKIILTTIPVFLGKGIPIFNVELNSNHFSLEKHRSYPNGVIQYYLSKADK, encoded by the coding sequence ATGGTCACACTCTACATTGCTTCCTCATTAGACGGCTTTATCGCAGATGAAAAAGGCGGAATCGACTGGCTTGAAAATCCGGATCTCCATGAAAAAGATGAGGATTATGGCTACGGTGATTTTATTAAAGATATCGAAGTAACTTTTATGGGTGGAAATACCTATGAGCAGGTACTGGGATTTGGAGTATGGCATTATGGAGATCTCGAGAATTATATTTTCACTTCCTCATTGAAAGTTGATCCCAAACATGGGAATGCAATAAAATCAGTGGATGAAGTATTAAATATCATCCCTAAAAAAAACTGCTGGCTTATCGGTGGTGGAAGGCTCAATGATGAATTCTTAAGAAGAGGCCTAATCGACAAAATAATACTAACTACCATTCCGGTTTTTCTTGGAAAAGGCATTCCAATCTTTAATGTAGAATTAAATTCAAATCATTTTAGTTTAGAGAAGCATCGCTCTTACCCAAATGGGGTAATTCAGTATTATCTGTCAAAAGCGGATAAGTAG
- a CDS encoding sterol desaturase family protein, producing MNVNLIVLSIPIFFLLIGLELLYDRIKNKKRYRLNDTFANMSCGITEQVSGVFAKVFTIAAYDLVYQNFHIFNIPETWYWWVIAFMGVDFFYYWAHRTSHEVNLFWAGHVVHHQSEEYNLSVALRQSAMQKVFTFYFYLPLALIGFKTEWFLLISAINLLYQFWIHTEAIGNLGPLEWLMNTPSHHRVHHGRNPKYIDKNHAGTFIIWDKMFGTFQKEEERPTYGITTPLNSFNPVYAQVAHYGNIWNDLKQVKGLGNKLKLLFFKPGWLPAELGGYRAPQEVQKDTYQKFNITLPLRLNLYLFFQYLIALGGTAFYLFQQQTFDFQTRLWGAVMIFFAMAVLGLLFNGRKIAYYLELSRLIITIPFFVYLMGGIAWSNPILISGIAWLLVSLFWLMPTYPLLTDNTELPHLGKSDASLN from the coding sequence ATGAACGTTAACCTCATTGTACTTAGTATCCCGATTTTTTTCCTTTTGATAGGATTGGAATTGCTCTACGACAGGATCAAAAATAAAAAGCGCTATCGCTTAAATGATACCTTCGCCAATATGAGTTGTGGTATAACAGAACAGGTATCCGGTGTTTTTGCCAAAGTCTTTACCATCGCAGCCTACGATCTTGTATATCAGAACTTTCACATCTTTAATATTCCTGAAACCTGGTATTGGTGGGTGATAGCTTTTATGGGCGTGGACTTTTTTTATTACTGGGCGCACAGAACAAGTCATGAAGTCAATCTATTCTGGGCCGGACATGTAGTTCACCATCAAAGTGAAGAATACAACTTATCTGTGGCGTTAAGACAAAGCGCCATGCAAAAGGTATTTACTTTTTACTTTTATTTACCCCTGGCATTGATTGGATTTAAGACAGAATGGTTTTTACTGATTTCTGCAATCAATCTTTTATATCAGTTCTGGATCCACACAGAAGCCATTGGAAATCTCGGCCCTTTGGAATGGCTGATGAATACACCTTCGCATCACAGAGTCCATCACGGAAGAAATCCAAAATACATCGACAAAAATCACGCGGGGACGTTTATTATCTGGGATAAAATGTTCGGTACTTTTCAAAAGGAGGAAGAGCGGCCGACATATGGCATAACAACTCCCCTCAACAGTTTTAATCCGGTCTATGCGCAGGTGGCACACTATGGTAATATTTGGAATGATCTAAAGCAGGTAAAAGGCTTAGGGAACAAGTTAAAGCTTTTGTTTTTCAAACCCGGTTGGTTACCAGCCGAATTGGGAGGGTATCGCGCCCCTCAGGAAGTGCAAAAGGATACGTATCAGAAATTCAATATCACCCTTCCACTGAGACTAAATCTTTATTTATTTTTCCAATATCTGATTGCGCTTGGAGGAACCGCCTTTTATTTATTTCAGCAACAGACTTTTGATTTTCAGACGCGTCTCTGGGGGGCAGTCATGATCTTTTTTGCAATGGCTGTTTTGGGTTTATTGTTTAATGGAAGAAAAATTGCCTATTACCTGGAATTGAGTCGATTAATAATTACAATTCCATTTTTTGTTTACCTGATGGGTGGTATAGCATGGAGCAATCCGATTTTAATTAGCGGAATTGCATGGCTTCTAGTCTCTTTGTTTTGGCTAATGCCTACTTATCCGCTTTTGACAGATAATACTGAATTACCCCATTTGGGTAAGAGCGATGCTTCTCTAAACTAA
- a CDS encoding MoxR family ATPase, with translation MEAQEKTDLIQEHQSKIKDVMTEVSKVVIGQDYMLNRLMIGLFTNGHILLEGVPGLAKTLTINTLAQVMHLDFQRIQFTPDLLPADLIGTMIYNQQKSDFEVKKGPIFANMILADEINRSPAKVQSALLEAMQEKQVTIGEETFKLDKPFFVMATQNPVEQEGTYPLPEAQVDRFMMKVFVDYPSKEDELAVMRRMANMQFDGDVKTILKKEDIFAIREEVNKVKISESLEKYIIELVFATRKPKEYGLNDEAEYISFGASPRASINMNLAAKAIAYFNERNYVLPEDIKEVASDILNHRILLNFEAEADGISSYQIIDRILEKIKIL, from the coding sequence ATGGAAGCTCAGGAAAAAACAGACTTAATTCAGGAACATCAGTCGAAGATTAAAGATGTAATGACTGAGGTGTCAAAGGTTGTCATCGGACAGGATTATATGCTTAATCGCTTAATGATCGGGCTTTTTACAAATGGTCATATTTTGCTCGAAGGTGTACCCGGACTCGCCAAAACCTTAACCATCAATACCCTCGCGCAAGTCATGCATCTGGATTTTCAAAGAATTCAATTTACACCTGATCTTTTGCCGGCAGATTTAATTGGTACTATGATTTATAATCAGCAAAAATCAGATTTCGAAGTTAAGAAAGGACCGATTTTTGCGAATATGATTCTGGCAGACGAGATCAACCGTTCTCCTGCCAAGGTGCAATCCGCCCTGCTCGAAGCCATGCAGGAAAAGCAGGTCACCATAGGAGAAGAAACATTTAAGCTGGATAAACCCTTCTTTGTGATGGCCACTCAAAACCCTGTGGAGCAGGAAGGAACCTATCCATTGCCCGAAGCCCAGGTCGACCGATTTATGATGAAGGTATTTGTAGACTACCCTTCAAAAGAGGATGAACTGGCTGTAATGCGAAGAATGGCCAATATGCAATTCGATGGCGATGTAAAAACCATACTTAAAAAAGAAGACATTTTCGCAATCAGAGAGGAAGTCAATAAAGTTAAAATCTCAGAATCACTTGAGAAATACATCATTGAGCTTGTTTTTGCTACGAGGAAACCAAAAGAGTATGGTTTAAACGACGAGGCTGAATATATTTCCTTTGGCGCCTCACCGCGTGCCAGTATCAACATGAATCTTGCGGCAAAAGCCATCGCCTATTTCAACGAAAGAAATTATGTGCTGCCGGAAGACATCAAAGAAGTAGCCAGCGATATATTAAATCACAGAATCCTGTTGAATTTTGAAGCGGAGGCAGATGGCATTTCATCCTATCAGATAATAGATAGAATTTTGGAGAAAATTAAAATTCTCTGA
- a CDS encoding dihydroorotase, with protein MRTIIKSAQIVNEGKRYIGDILIEDGRISKVDTTIEELADKVINAEGLTAFPGLIDDQVHFREPGLTHKAEIETEARAAVAGGVTSYMEMPNTKPQATTQHLLEQKYERASKVSLANYSFYMGTTNENIDEVLRTDPNKVCGIKIFMGSSTGNMLVDDYNTLNMVFSNAPTLIATHCEDEATIRQNTDKAKLKYGEDIPFEEHPNIRSREACLKSSSLAVDLAKKTGARLHVLHISTEEELKLFSNSVKLKDKKITAEACIHHMWFNDFDYATKGSLIKWNPAVKRESDRLAILEAVNNDTIDVIATDHAPHTLEEKQNKYLNAPSGGPLVQHSLLALLDLYKQGKITLEHIAKKTAHDVATLFQIKDRGYLREGYWADIVLVNLKKPHTVYSQNVFYKCGWSPFEGHTFPSSVIHTFISGNHVYDQGQFHEEKKGMRLDFTR; from the coding sequence ATGCGCACTATCATCAAATCAGCTCAAATTGTTAATGAAGGCAAACGTTATATCGGCGATATTTTAATTGAAGATGGCCGGATTTCGAAAGTAGATACAACCATTGAGGAGCTGGCTGATAAGGTGATCAATGCCGAAGGATTGACCGCTTTTCCGGGTCTTATAGATGATCAGGTTCATTTTCGAGAACCCGGCCTGACGCATAAAGCCGAAATTGAAACCGAAGCAAGAGCAGCCGTAGCAGGAGGTGTTACTTCCTATATGGAAATGCCCAATACAAAACCACAAGCCACCACACAACATTTACTCGAACAGAAATACGAGCGGGCTTCAAAAGTTTCCCTGGCTAATTATTCATTTTACATGGGTACCACCAATGAAAACATCGATGAGGTTTTGCGAACCGACCCTAATAAGGTATGCGGAATAAAGATATTCATGGGCTCGAGTACGGGTAATATGCTGGTTGATGATTACAATACCTTAAACATGGTTTTTAGCAATGCCCCAACCTTAATTGCCACGCATTGTGAGGATGAAGCGACCATCCGGCAGAATACCGATAAAGCCAAATTAAAATACGGAGAAGATATCCCATTCGAAGAGCATCCAAATATCAGAAGTCGTGAAGCCTGTTTGAAATCATCTTCATTGGCCGTAGATCTTGCGAAAAAAACCGGTGCAAGATTACATGTACTGCATATTTCTACCGAAGAAGAATTGAAATTATTTTCGAACAGTGTTAAATTAAAAGACAAGAAAATCACAGCTGAAGCCTGCATTCATCACATGTGGTTTAATGATTTCGATTATGCCACTAAAGGATCCTTGATAAAATGGAATCCCGCCGTAAAACGAGAAAGCGATCGACTGGCAATACTTGAGGCAGTAAATAATGATACCATTGATGTGATTGCAACTGATCACGCACCTCATACACTGGAAGAAAAGCAAAACAAATACCTCAATGCCCCTTCTGGAGGGCCGCTCGTTCAACATTCCCTTTTAGCATTACTCGACTTGTACAAACAAGGTAAAATTACACTTGAGCACATAGCTAAAAAAACAGCTCATGATGTTGCCACTTTGTTTCAAATTAAAGATCGCGGTTATTTGCGCGAAGGCTATTGGGCGGATATCGTATTGGTGAATTTAAAAAAACCACATACCGTTTACAGCCAGAATGTATTTTATAAATGTGGCTGGTCTCCTTTTGAAGGCCACACATTCCCATCATCTGTAATTCATACCTTCATATCCGGAAATCATGTCTACGATCAGGGCCAGTTCCATGAAGAGAAGAAAGGAATGCGCTTAGATTTTACCAGATAG
- a CDS encoding M1 family metallopeptidase, translated as MRNIFSLLLLFSALLFSCEQEHQETKTDNKVTKDAHSFADPQKAKVTHLDWDAKIDFENKIIEATATYDIETSEDADSIIFDTRDLNISQVWVDDEEVGFSIGEKDEILGSPLNIPVSSKSKKVRIAYSTSPKAAALQWLEPVQTAGKENPFLFTQSQAILARTWIPCQDSPGIRFSYNAKVEVPSGLLALMSARNPKSTHPSGVYEFVMPQPIPSYLMALAVGDLAFEEIGPRTGVYAEPSMLNASAYEFEDMEKMLVAAENLYGKYAWERYDVIVLPPSFPFGGMENPRLTFATPTIIAGDKSLTALIAHELAHSWSGNVVTNSTWDDFWLNEGFTVYFELRIMEEVFGKDYADMLALLGYQGLMETLDDMGPDNKDTRLKLDLAGRDPDDGMTDIAYEKGNFFLRTIEKTVGREEFDAFLKSYFEKFGFKPMDTEQFMTYLKSELLTSPELLEQVRPDEWVYQAGIPDNIPIPESNRFELVDTEIEKWKSGIAASKLDTSEWTTHEWLHFLRALPDSMSMDQMTDLDNSFGLTRSGNNEILGIWLVKVVANQYKPGYDKLRTFLVNVGRRKFLSPIYKEMAKDEAMKKMAKDIYSEARPNYHSVSYLSIDEILK; from the coding sequence ATGAGAAATATTTTTTCGCTATTACTCTTGTTTTCAGCCTTATTATTTTCCTGTGAACAAGAACACCAAGAGACTAAAACTGATAATAAAGTGACAAAGGATGCCCATTCTTTTGCTGATCCGCAAAAAGCCAAAGTGACTCATCTCGATTGGGATGCCAAAATCGATTTTGAAAATAAAATAATTGAAGCAACTGCTACTTACGATATTGAAACATCGGAAGACGCAGACAGCATAATTTTTGATACCAGAGATCTCAATATTTCTCAGGTATGGGTCGATGATGAAGAAGTTGGGTTTAGCATTGGAGAAAAAGATGAAATACTTGGTTCGCCACTAAATATTCCGGTTAGCTCTAAAAGTAAAAAGGTACGTATTGCTTATTCGACCTCGCCGAAAGCAGCTGCCCTTCAATGGTTAGAGCCCGTTCAGACAGCCGGAAAAGAAAACCCCTTCCTATTTACACAATCACAAGCCATTTTGGCAAGAACATGGATTCCATGTCAGGATTCTCCCGGAATTAGATTTAGCTACAATGCGAAAGTTGAAGTGCCTTCAGGTCTTTTAGCATTAATGAGCGCAAGAAATCCCAAATCAACACACCCGAGCGGCGTATATGAATTTGTGATGCCACAACCCATACCTTCTTATTTAATGGCTTTAGCTGTAGGCGATCTCGCTTTTGAGGAAATTGGACCCAGGACCGGCGTTTATGCCGAGCCTTCCATGCTCAATGCTTCTGCATATGAATTTGAAGACATGGAAAAGATGTTGGTGGCCGCGGAAAACCTCTATGGCAAATACGCCTGGGAGAGATACGATGTTATCGTCCTTCCACCTAGTTTTCCCTTTGGTGGAATGGAAAATCCAAGGTTAACTTTTGCTACGCCTACAATTATTGCAGGTGATAAATCACTAACGGCGCTTATTGCACATGAATTAGCACATAGCTGGAGTGGAAATGTAGTTACCAATTCTACCTGGGATGATTTTTGGCTCAACGAAGGATTCACAGTTTATTTCGAATTGAGAATCATGGAAGAAGTTTTTGGGAAGGACTATGCAGATATGCTCGCGCTTTTGGGCTATCAAGGATTAATGGAAACACTGGATGATATGGGTCCGGATAACAAGGACACCAGACTAAAACTCGATCTTGCTGGCAGGGATCCTGATGATGGAATGACTGATATCGCTTATGAAAAAGGAAATTTCTTTTTGAGAACCATTGAAAAGACAGTGGGCCGTGAAGAATTTGATGCTTTTCTTAAAAGCTATTTTGAGAAATTTGGATTCAAGCCCATGGATACAGAGCAATTCATGACTTATCTAAAGTCTGAATTACTGACAAGTCCCGAACTGTTGGAACAAGTAAGGCCAGATGAGTGGGTTTATCAGGCGGGTATTCCTGATAATATTCCAATTCCGGAATCAAATCGATTTGAACTGGTTGATACTGAAATTGAAAAATGGAAATCCGGGATTGCGGCTTCAAAATTGGATACATCCGAATGGACTACACATGAGTGGCTACATTTTTTAAGGGCACTGCCGGATTCAATGTCTATGGATCAAATGACCGATCTGGATAATTCATTTGGGCTTACCCGTTCCGGAAATAATGAAATATTGGGCATATGGTTGGTAAAGGTTGTAGCCAATCAATATAAGCCCGGGTATGATAAATTGAGAACATTTTTGGTCAATGTGGGACGTCGAAAATTTCTAAGTCCCATTTACAAGGAAATGGCGAAAGACGAAGCGATGAAAAAAATGGCGAAAGACATATATTCAGAAGCCAGACCCAATTACCACTCCGTGTCATATTTGTCAATTGATGAAATTTTAAAATAA